agagactAATTCTGCAAAATACTTCAACTTAGCAATCCTCTTCGAAAAGTATcggatcgataaataataatccagtcaataatgatacatatttgttatatattctatataataatcatcattatcataccaataattattatttagaaatatttacatatttattcttactttATTCGTTATCTctataaaattctattcgtattttattctaaaaattatattattaacgtgtgtgtatacatatattatgtataaatatagtatattgttatatagtaatatattattaatatatgtaatacataatattatatttatattattaaatattacaatatatattattaacgaataatatttaaaaaacacaATTTGTAATCTTATATGCTTGATCTATCCAACTTACCTAAAGATATACACGTGccttctcttcgtcctttctAACGCCTCCTTCTATAGTTGCTGTTTTACTCTCTACTGAAAGCATAATAATGACTATGTATAGAAATACATACCGACACGGACGATTAAAGTTCATCGCCGCAGGGTGCAATACTGAGGTATTTGACCATCACTATTGTTTGTGTTTTCCACAACCAAAATGATGCGCcctattgtttctttttcagtaATACGAAAGCAAGATTTGgtatattgtttttaaaatataaacgtcAAACTCCTTTTCAACTGTACAACTATAGAAACGTATAACATAATTTCACAATAAAcgatatcatataatatatacgagtattacctatatattatcgatagtaagaattattttctaacgcTGTATATAAGTACactgtaaaattatatatcttaatttatatgttaaataaagattattaattaaaagaataatatgtatatttgtatttgttttatatatattgtaaccctacaattattaatttctcgtaataaatattctccGTCAATCAATCTTATGTTATCCCTCTgtctatatgtatttatatctgatataaaaaaaaaaaaaaaaaaatttcaaaataccTCACCGGGTTTTGATCCTAGATCACTTAAATGGATCTTGATTTCCAAAGCCCAATTATGAATTTGGAAAATCCGAGATACCTAAATGACCACGGTTCGAGACCAACCGaggaacaaaatttttattttatattaaaaaattctaaattaaatctaataaatgaaaaacaaattttgttttaaaggacatataaatattgaattttaagaTGCTAAATAATCATTAAACATTACACTttgtatatgaaatatttgtgaaatgtttaaaaatataatataaaaaatctttcctAAACAATCCTTCTtgctattaattataaaataaacttaatCTATTCCCTATCTAAACTCTCTGAACACAAATTTATACAagaatacagatatatatagtatatcaaCAATAAACCTaacctatttttatttattaccacttacaatatatttattataagtgCATTATATGTTGTAGTACTTTATGTGCATCTTAGAAAGTATAAACATTATAAGAAGGTATATAggtaaatatacaatataaattacatacacatattacaACATATAACAAGAGAATTTATAATGATGATTTACGTCGATAATGctaatactatatattaattaacctCTTAGCTTCAAATGAAGAGTCTGACTTGTCATGGTAATCTAATGTTAAAGTATAAAACAACTACATTTATCATGAGGTTTGTAGAAGTAATCTTATCTTTATATTCATATGAATTTAATTGTACACCGAACAGTTAAAATACTTAAGAATGTATGTAATCTTATtctaatcaaattaatattttaattctataaacTTAAAGTTATATGTTCTAAAGTAAtgttgttatattataattcttcTCTTGGATTCCATGGATGAAATGAAGACCTGTATTGTTCATATAGGTACAGGgtacatttaataattatatatttatttgcattAAAAAACATATAGTTATCTTCATATCGAGCACAGTTGAACAGAAAACTTCCTTCACCATAGCCAAATATAAGAGAGTTTAAGATTAAATAACGAAAGgtgcaatatttatttattgggAAAAAAAACTTTCGTCGCCTGTCAAAGTCGATTGAGtgcaaaattttataaatagcaCTAACCAGTAACAACTCTGGATATAAAACTTATAACTAACGAGACTTAGTCTTTTGcttataattattctatatttaaacGCACTATATGCTActtatctaataatattaaacctggctttatatatttaaaaaattaaacttaCATGTATGATATAGAACTGCAACAAATTCTTTTCATCAAATTTCCTATTTTTCACTAGTAGATCTCTTGAAAATCTGCTCTTTTCCACAGTAgaattcttgaaaatctgGAAAGTATCAAATAAAAGTagtagaatataaaataaattgtatagaataaagagtataaataatatataatataaaataaagtgtAACGTATCTAGAtagatgtatatgtgtatgtacgtgcatgTGCATGTCTGTGCGTGTCCGTACGCGTCCGTGTGTGCGCGGTGAGTAtaatacgtgtacgtgtacgtgtgtgtgtgtgtgtgaaaatcgaataaaatataaaattcgagCAAATATTGCTAATTAATGCACAATTATTAATCAGAgcatcgttaaaaaagaagaaaaaggtggaaatattgtaaaaataaatgtagaaaGTCCGAGAAAATTTGTGACGTAGTAGCCGCCGAAGGAGACCGGGACgccgattttattttcataaatatcttttaaacacGACAAAGTCCCACTTTGTAATTAACACATATTAGAAAACACACTTTATCGAAGCGATTAGTATATTAAACGAGGGTAtatgttagaaaaattatgctaattacctgtaattaatGACAGCGATACAGATCCTGCTTGAAGCCGGTACCAACGGGACAGTAATGGCGTCATGCCCACCGTTCGGGAACGAAACGATTCTCGCCGCGCATGCGCATTATACTCTAtcccctctctcactctctctctctctctctctctctctctctctctctttctttctctctctttctttctctctactcaTGTGTACTCGCATACAATAAACATATTAATTCGATACTTATTTTCAGGAAACAACATACAATATGAAATCTAAGGGTATATAactcataaataattaataatgtgaCACGATAACTATGTTCTACTTACATAATTAACTAAAATATGTTCCCACCATAAATACGTCATCTCCCGCCAAATATACATTCCCTCTATTTTTACATCataatcaaaatgaaatatataattaataaatcaaataaaataataaaaaggaatctCTATATGTCACATATTCTCCTTGAAAATATCTTaacaagaatattattatatcataaatcgttaattatatgtattaaatattaactaatatacaactaatataaaatattttgtctaAGAAGCACATCCGGTATCACCGGAAATGATCGactaatttataaattcttaaaTGACAATATAACAGCTTAAAATATGGCGGGAAAAATCTTGTAATTCGAACATTATTGATctatattaattctattaatttcttcaatGTCAAAGTAACCCacagaaaaattcttttgtttgtttaacaTAAATGCTATACTTACAGTTATATATGCTAGAAATCAAAGTAGATGACAAAAAAGCAATGTTGATTTAGTATCACAATCCTTcacttattaattataaaattattaaactgtTGTCTAAACTTTATCTATTCTCTACTTAATAAActctgattattattttaaagatacgaCGTTTCTACAATATTCTCGCGATTTCGTAACaataatcaatgaaaaaatctaaaaaactGTTTTTTGAAAATCCCttacaaattaattactttcCTCGCTTTGACGTAAGGTAGAAGCTATCATTTCacacattattaaaaattgaacgCTATTTATAGGTTGAGAAACACTGTgttataatagtaattatgaCTTGTAACTTGTGATTTGTGACttgtattatgtattatgtGTTTTGTAAtctgatttataattttagaCAATTTGCAAATGATAGTGGATAATTTTCGTATATCGTGCATTTTTATGATAGTATAGTATTTAGAAAACTACAAAAAATATCTAGTTATTATAATTCGTactatattctttcttattaaaatattttgtactgCTTCATGTATTTCATCAaaggttttattttatttattacattttcacCTTTTAATTGGACACTGCATTGTGAGTGCAACTATTGGTCGAAATCTTAATTCACAGTTCCTGATTGGTTGGTTTCTGTAAAGACAATCGACTTAACTTTTAAATTCagctttttatattatgataccttaatctgatttttttatacatttttagaaTACTTTGTATATTTAGCATAcgaaataagtataaaaaataagactacttatttttttatgtgcaatagttttaaatatattatcatttcctAGAATTGATATGATTGGtctattcttcttcgtctGAAATATAGACATGTGATTGGTTAAATCATGCTGTATGTAACTATTCAATGAAAAACACGCAAAAAGTTTTCGTTTTCTAATCCTGCAGTTCTcctaatgaaaatattttcgaaataaaaaactgTGAAACTATTAGTTGTGTTGTCTTTTGGTAAAGAATAACAAATCAGTAATATATTACTGATTGAAGTATCAATTATTACAAAGGTGGCAAAACAgtgaaaaattatacaaattttattccgATTATTGGTAGTATTAGAATAGTTAAACAATAACGATGAGATTAGTGTAAATTAAAGGAATCTTTTAGGAACTAAAGTACGTTTACTTATTgtagttacttacttactcgaacattatcaaaatcaaaaaatataaagatgaGCTCTCGTCATCGTTTAACATCTTTTGGAGATGTCGAACACACGAATTTTCTCTCTGAGGATATTGGTGCCCTTTATCTCTCAAATAGTTACACGGATGTAACATTAATAGTTGCAGATCAAAGATTTAATGgtcataaaattattctagCAGCGCGAAGTCAGTATTTCAGAGCTCTTTTATTTGGTGGTTTAAAGGAATCATCTCAGCaggaaattgaattaaaaggTGCATCTGTGCCAGCTTTTAAGggattatttaaatacatatatactggACATATGTCTCTTGCCAATCAACGTGAGGAGGTATTATAATATgcatatcatttttttataaatatctctagaaaaataaataagaaatatttttgttaaggTAATCGTTGACATTCTTGGTTTGGCACACCAATATGGATTTGTAGAACTTGAAAGTGCAATATCagattatcttaaaaaaatcctaagtataaaaaatttttgttttatatttgatgCTGCACGTCTTTatcaaattgaatttttaaaaaaggtttgcatttatttgtataattgattataatataagtattaaCCGCATGACAAAAGTTATAacagatgtatatattttttttttcatgtttggATTTGAAAAAGTGGTGTTATcaatatgttaataaatatgCTGCTGAAATTATACATCATGATAGTTTTCTACAATTAAGTCCTACAGCTTTAAATGAACTTATTTCACGTGACTCATTCTATGCACCagaaattgatattttcttagCCGTACAAGAATGGATCAAAGCAAATCCCGATGTGGATGCAAAGGAAATTTTAGGTCTGTACAAATGTAGTTCCTAAACATCATATcagttctttattttttcataaaaaaaaaaggtttaataatattgaattgtAACATTTTAGCACAAGTAAGATTAAGTCTTATTTCTTTGACCGATCTTTTAAATGTTGTGAGACCAACTAGATTGGTATCTTCCGAAGCTATTTTAGATGCAATAACAGCAATAATGGATAAATCTTCGGATCTTGCTTATCGAGGCCAAATGTTAGTAGATCAAAATATTGCCCTTGCAGCTTATGGTGCTGAAGTCCTACAAGGTGAAATGCGTAGTTATCTTTTGGATggtaattgttataattatgatatggAACGTgggtaaatataatttattaatctttgaaaatatatattcacgtGTTTGGACACATTATAgagatgtaaaaataattttatagatatacaaGACATGCAATAACAGATACACAGGAACATGGTATATTAATTAAGTTAGGTACACAATGcataataaatcatataaagATGTTACTGTGGGATAGAGATTTACGTTCATACTCTTATTATATTGAGGTGAGAATCTTTAACCAAATactatagaaattaattaaatatgttaaataatttttcatcttttctcttttttatttttttattttttatttttctttgttgtgGAAGGTATCCATGGATCAAAAACATTGGGTGAGAATTATcgattatacgaaatatttttgtcgTAGTTggcaatatttatattttgaaccAAGGGTTATGCTTTATATTCGTATTGTTGGTACAAATAATACTGTGAATAAAGTAAGAAGCTTGTTTATATGATACGTTAATAACATTATAGTTTGTGGTGGAAATACATCATGTAACAGtcagaaattatatattataggtaTTTCATGTTGTAAGCTTTGAAGCATATTATAGAAATCACTCAGAAAAATTATCTGAAGGATTTATCGTTCCAACAAGAAATGTTGCTACTATGAAATTTGGTGCCACTGTTACAGAAGGAGTGAGTAggtatgttattatttttggaTACATTTCTGCATTTAGAAATCTATTTGTGATTATCTTCTagttatactttttatttatacatagaaTACGTAATGCTTTACTAAATGGTGATACATCAGATTATGACTGGGATAGTGGATATACCTGCCATCAATTGGGTTCAGGCTCTATCTTAATACAATTAGGACAACCTTATATCATAGATTCTATGAggtaatatatatcttatttaattgtttttataagCTTATGTAAATTATCGTAAATAACTCTTACAGATTATTACTTTGGGATTGCGATAAACGCTCATATTCCTATTACATAGAAGTATCTAGTAATTATTTAACTTGGGATTTGGTAGTTGATAAGACTAAAGAACTTTGCCGTTCTTGGCAAATACTTCGTTTTCATCCAGCTAGACCCGTTGTTTTTATACGTATAGTTGGAACCCATAATACGGCGAACGAGGTTGTTAAACATATTATTTACCAAATATCAattatcttaataaaaattttattatctaagttatgtgtatgtatatatatatatatgtatatatatatatataggtatttcATTGTGTGCACTTTGAATGCCCTTCTCAAGTCGAAGATAAGGCTCAAAAATCACCCATGAACCGTGGAAAACATTTGACAATTAATTCTACAGAAACAGACAAAATAGATCAAGATGATGGTGATTCGACAGACGATTCTGTCATTATAGCTGCAGTACTTTAATGTGATCTAACGCATACAACATTTTCGCATGTGATAGCGTCCAGCAAAAACTTTGAAGACTATAGAATAAGAGTATTTATAAGAGTGTAACGGTATAACCACGAACACAtctcatataaaataatatttattaaaagagatcttttgttatatcaatatatttataaatttacaaaaagaaaaatagaagtaaaagaaTCATAAATTTGAACTAGGTGCTTTGTAGATTTGAAAAaacaactatatatattatactcatTGTTCGTGGTTTCTcacacttatatatttatatatagaatatttttattcaagacTTGCtcttatatatcatattaatagAAGTACTGATATATGAAGTACgttatgtatgtaattttttttatatattatatagaatgattttttgtttgttgataacattatttttcattaaagtatatttatagtattctGCAATGTAATAGGTACAAAGAAATAGCAATCAAACTTAGGTGCCAACTTTTTAAtctcaaaattatattaactcTGAGCTTATATATTAATGCTAAGTAAATCTATTTCccatttgttttaattttattaatacaattttttaatatgtataaaaacaccgttatatataatacgttatttttatatataacaaattatatagaacatattaaatataaaacattgcaaataataataaaataatatataaaaaaatcttagTCTACAGAATAGAGTTCAAGATCATAACGTATTatgttctatatataaattatagtgATAGGGCATTCCTATATGTCTCTATCTTATAATCTGACATTTTTTACGCACATcacaataatatacatttattctatatacacTGCagttgtttcattttattgattcaagataaattaatgtttggcaaaaaaataatatactttctttttttttattttatctttagtatttatatacaagtggaatcatatttattacataaatcattcattgtatcatttattatgTGATCCATTTTAAATCAGCACACAGTGATATATGATCACTTGGAAGTACTATAGAAGGTAAACCAACATATAAAGCAAGTTCTTCGTCATTAGGTAGTGGAATTACTTGCTCTACTtcaagtttatttttttcataaaatatataatctaaacAACCTGAAAATTCTGGTGtgtaatttgtatatattggTGTTCCACATGCACTTGCAAAACGAACATTGTAAGTTAAAGATACATCCTTCACAGTTTCTTCCAAATctgaaagaattatatataaataaagttttCAATGAATAAGATAAGAGtaacagagataaagaaaaaagtcctTACTGCTGCTCCAATCCTTATAATTTTCAGGTATATAGTTTTCAGtcattaattgataaataccACATTCAGGTACACTGTTAAAGTCACCACATAACAAAATGCTAACATTGCTTTGAGGGTGCTGAAATGTATTcataactataatatatttaaccaTAATATGTAatgcaaaaaattaattttatgattatgTTAAAACATAATACTacatactatattatatattcataacaAAGAACGTTTATATACC
This DNA window, taken from Vespula vulgaris chromosome 19, iyVesVulg1.1, whole genome shotgun sequence, encodes the following:
- the LOC127070754 gene encoding BTB/POZ domain-containing protein 9 isoform X2, translated to MSSRHRLTSFGDVEHTNFLSEDIGALYLSNSYTDVTLIVADQRFNGHKIILAARSQYFRALLFGGLKESSQQEIELKGASVPAFKGLFKYIYTGHMSLANQREEVIVDILGLAHQYGFVELESAISDYLKKILSIKNFCFIFDAARLYQIEFLKKWCYQYVNKYAAEIIHHDSFLQLSPTALNELISRDSFYAPEIDIFLAVQEWIKANPDVDAKEILAQVRLSLISLTDLLNVVRPTRLVSSEAILDAITAIMDKSSDLAYRGQMLVDQNIALAAYGAEVLQGEMRSYLLDGNCYNYDMERGYTRHAITDTQEHGILIKLGTQCIINHIKMLLWDRDLRSYSYYIEVSMDQKHWVFHVVSFEAYYRNHSEKLSEGFIVPTRNVATMKFGATVTEGVSRIRNALLNGDTSDYDWDSGYTCHQLGSGSILIQLGQPYIIDSMRLLLWDCDKRSYSYYIEVSSNYLTWDLVVDKTKELCRSWQILRFHPARPVVFIRIVGTHNTANEVFHCVHFECPSQVEDKAQKSPMNRGKHLTINSTETDKIDQDDGDSTDDSVIIAAVL
- the LOC127070754 gene encoding BTB/POZ domain-containing protein 9 isoform X1, which gives rise to MSSRHRLTSFGDVEHTNFLSEDIGALYLSNSYTDVTLIVADQRFNGHKIILAARSQYFRALLFGGLKESSQQEIELKGASVPAFKGLFKYIYTGHMSLANQREEVIVDILGLAHQYGFVELESAISDYLKKILSIKNFCFIFDAARLYQIEFLKKWCYQYVNKYAAEIIHHDSFLQLSPTALNELISRDSFYAPEIDIFLAVQEWIKANPDVDAKEILAQVRLSLISLTDLLNVVRPTRLVSSEAILDAITAIMDKSSDLAYRGQMLVDQNIALAAYGAEVLQGEMRSYLLDGNCYNYDMERGYTRHAITDTQEHGILIKLGTQCIINHIKMLLWDRDLRSYSYYIEVSMDQKHWVRIIDYTKYFCRSWQYLYFEPRVMLYIRIVGTNNTVNKVFHVVSFEAYYRNHSEKLSEGFIVPTRNVATMKFGATVTEGVSRIRNALLNGDTSDYDWDSGYTCHQLGSGSILIQLGQPYIIDSMRLLLWDCDKRSYSYYIEVSSNYLTWDLVVDKTKELCRSWQILRFHPARPVVFIRIVGTHNTANEVFHCVHFECPSQVEDKAQKSPMNRGKHLTINSTETDKIDQDDGDSTDDSVIIAAVL